In Bradyrhizobium sp. 195, the sequence AACTCGGTATCGACGGTAATGACGGGGTGCTTGGCCAGCCGGCTGCAGGCAGCCGCGAGGTCAGCGGTGGTGGTAATCAAATCCATGAACGGCCCATGACACTTGATATCAGCCGTTCTGCCGAAAGTGCTGTGATGTCAAGGGGCTCGATGCGAATTCGAGCCTTGCATTTGGGCCGGAATCGCTTTTTCCGACGAAATTCCTATTCGTAGCGGACCCGGTGCGAGGATTTGCGGGCGCAGGGCAGCGCCACCACGACCACGCACATGGCGACCAATGCCAATCCCAGGAACTCGAAAACCAACAGATCCACGGCGAAATCTCCAGAAACATTGATAGATTTGTCGGGGGTGCGTTGAGGGTCTGTTAATTCCAATGGTTACCGGCGGCCGGGCCGGGCCGGATGGTGGACGGCGGGTTAACGGGGGCCGGGCTCGGTGCCGTCACTTCGTAGGGTGGGAAAAGCGAAGCGTGCCCACGATTTGCGGCTTATCGCGAAAGGATGTGGGCACGGCGCGTTGCGCCTTTGCCCACCCTACAAGATCTCGGAATTGCCGCAGTGCCGTAGGGTGGATTAGCCGAAGGCGTAATCCGCCACTGGGCGTTCGCCGCGTCGGGAAGTTGGTGGATTACGCCCGCGACTGCGCTTTGCGCAGCCGCAAGCTAATCCACCCTACAAGACTTCGCTACGGCAGCTTCAGCGAGGTCTCCGCATTGTACGGCTTCAGCGTCTCGTCCGCGGCCTTCTGGGCGGCGGCGAGGGCTTCCTTCGGTTGCTTCTTGCCGTTGAGGACCAGCATCACCTCGTCCTCGAGGTTCTTGCGCACCGGCACGGTCTTGTAGGTCGCAAACCACGGCTTTGCGACGTCGAGCTGTTCGACGGCGGTCTTGGCGTCCGGGTTCTTGTTCAGGAAGTCGACCATGTCAGGCGTCTTGTACGCGGCCATGTTGGGTGCGAAATAGCCGGTGGCGCGGCTCCACCAGCCGCTCTTCTCGGGCGAGGTCATCCACTTGATCAGCGTCCAGGCGGCCTTTTGCTTGTCAGCCTCCAGCCCTGCCGGAACGATCAGCGAGGCGCCGCCGATCGGCACGGCGTTGCGGACGTTGCGCGGGATGAAGGCGACCTTGTAGGCGAACTTGGCGTTGTCGCGCACGTAAGTGAGCGAGCCCGTGGACAGCATCATCATCGCGGCATTGCCGGAGATGAAGGACGTGCTCACGGCCGGACCGGGCGTCGCACCGGGTGCGTGGACCTTGTGCTTGTAGACGAGGTCGTTCCACCAGGTGAGCGCTCCTAACATCGAAGGCGTGTCGTAATAGACCTCGCCGCCGAACTCCTCGTTGTAGTAGCGCCCGCCATTGCTCATGGTGAGCGTTTCCATCATCCAGCCGCAATAATCATAGGCGCAGGGGATCGCGATGCCCCATTGGGTCACCTTGTCGCCCTCGCGCTTGGTGAGCTTCTTGGCCCAGTCGGTGAGCTCGGCCCAGGTCTGCGGCGGCTTGTTCGGGTCGAGGCCGGCTTCCTTGGCCTTGTCGGCATTGATGTAGAGCAGTGGTGTCGAATTGTGGAACGGCACGCCGTACACCGAGCGGTTGATCACCGCGTTGCCTTGCAGGGCCGGGAAGAACTGACCGAGGAATTGCTCCTTGGTGGTGCCGTCGGCCTTGATCAGCCCGTCGAGATTGGTGAGCTCGTTCTCGATCTGCATGTCGAGCAGGAAGTTGGCGGACATGATCACGGCGGACGGCGGCTTGCCGGCCTTGATCGCGGCGCGCGTCTTGATCAGAGTGTCGTCATAGGACCCGGTGTACACAGCGGTCGCCTTGACGTCCGGGTGGGTCTCGTTGAACTCCTTGATCAGGGAGCCCATGTCGCGGGCGAGCTTGCCATCGACGGGGACGGGGAAGAACAAATCGATCTCGGTCGGGCCCTCGCCGGCGAGAGCCGGAAAGGCGAGGGCGCCTGCCAGTGTGCCTGCCATGGCAAGCCGAGCATGAGCCTGCGGGAAAACAGCATCGGAAAATCTCCTATTTGATGCCTGAGGTGACGAAAGAGCTGATGAAGCGCTTCTGGAAGATCAGGAACGTGACGAGCAGCGGCGCGATCACCATCAACGTGCCGGCGGCGATGGTGCCCCAGGCCTGCGTGCCTTCGGCGGTCTTGGTGAAGACGGAGAGGCCGACCGTGAGCGGCCGCTTGTCCGGCGAATTGATCACCATCAGCGGCCACAGGAAGTCGTTCCAGTGGTTGGTGACGGAGATGATGGCGAAGGCCGAGAAGCTCGGCATCGACAGCGGCACGTAGATGTGGCGGATGCGCTGGATGAGGCTCGCGCCGTCGATCAGGGCGGCGTCTTCCAGCTCGGTCGGAATGGCCTCAAAAGCCTGGCGCATCAGGAAGGTGCCGAAGGCCGAGGCGAAGAACGGCATCATCACGCCGGTAAGCGTGTCGTAGAGGCCGAGCTGCGCCACCAGCGACAGGTTCGGGACGATCAGCAGCACCGGCACCAGCATCAGCTGCATCAGGAACAGATAGAAGATCAGCGTCTTGCCGGCGAAGTTCAGGCGCGCAAAGGCAAAGCCTGCCAGCGTGATGGTGACGAATTGCACCAGCAAAATGCCGGCGCAGATGATCGTGGTGTTGATCGTATAGCGCGGGAAATCGCCGATCTCCCAGGCATCCCTGACGTTGTCGAGCGTCGGCTTCATGCTCGGCATCAGTTCGGCCATGGCGTTGATGCCGTCGGAAGCCGGGCGCAGCGTCGCCACGACCATCCACAGAAAGGGGATGAGCCAGACGATCGCGAGCAGCAAGGTCAGCAGAAAGCCGAGCTTGGGCGTGATTTCGCCTCTCGTGGCGAGCGGGGCGTCCTTGTAGAGCCTGTCGATCAGCATCATGATCCGCCCTCGCGGTTCGCCATCGTGCGGAACGAGAGCGCGGTGAGGCTCATCAGCGCGGCGAGTGTCAGCAGCGTCGCCGCCGAGGCCTTGCCGACGTCGTAATGCTCGACCGCTTGCTGGTAGATGTAGAACAGCACCAGATTTGTCGAATTCGACGGCCCGCCCTGGGTCATGACGAAGACGTGGTCGACCTGCGTCACCGCGTTGAGCGTGGCAATCACGATGACGAACAGGAAGGTGGGCTTCAGCTCCGGCAGGATGATGTGGCGCAGGCGCATGTAAGGCCCGGCGCCGTCGAGATGGGCGGCCTCCATCACGTCCTCGGGCACGGCCTGGAGGCCGGCGAGGAAGAACAGCATGTAATAGCCGGCGTTCTTCCAGATCGTAATGACCATGATCGCATAAAGCGCGATGTCGGGGTCGCCCAGCCAGTTCGGCAGCACCGGGAGCAACCGGCCGATGTAGTAGTCGAGCAGGCCGACATTGGGCAGGAACACGAACATGAACAGCGCGGAGGCCGCGACCATCGGGATCAACACTGGCAGGAACAGCGCTGCGCGCAGCGCGCTGCTGACGGCGTTGGTGCGCGACAGCGCCAGGGCGAACAACAGCGCCAGGGCGATGCTCGGGACGGCGGTGCCGACGGCGTAGATGAGGTTGTTGACGACGGCGCCGGTGAATGCGGGATCGGCCAGCACGGCGCTGACATTGTCCAGACCGACAAAGCGGACGGGCGCTTTGGGCGTGGCGCGCTGATAGAGCGCGTCGACGAGCACGCGTCCCATCGCGCCATAGGTGAACAGCGCGAGGAAGATCAGCGAGGGCAGCAGCAGCAAATAGGCCGGCAGCGAGGCTTTGAAGCGGGTGGTAAGGCGCTTCAGGACATCCAGGCGCGGTGCCGCCGAGGTCGCGACCGGGAGAGCCGCGGGTTCAGCGAGGCTCATTTCACCGCGCCGGGAACTTGAGCGCATAGTCGCGGCCGTCCATTCCCGCCGGAGGCTCGAAGGGGAAGCGCAGACTCTGGTCGAGGAAGTCGTGGCTGTGCACGACGAGGTTCTCGTCGTCGATCAACACCACGCCATAGGCCGGCGGCTCGTGGCTGGCGAGATGTTCGGTGGCGGCGGCGTCGAGCTCGAACCAGACCTGGTGGTTGGTGCCGCGCAGCGTCGAGAACGGGATCTTGCCGTAGCTGCCGAAGATCGGCCGGTGCACATGGCCGAAGAAGAGGTGCCTGATGCGGGAACGATAGGGCGCAATCACCTCGGCGAATTCAGCGCTCTGCTTCAGCCCGATTTCGTCCATCGCGTGGACGCCGACCGGGAAGGGCGGATGGTGCATGAAGACGACGAACGGCATGTCGGCCGGCGCGGCCGCGAGCGTGCTTGCGAGCCAGCCGAGGCGCTTGGCGCACATCTCGCCGGCGTGGCTGCTTTCGTCCAGCGTGTCCAGGAAGACGAACAGGCCGTGCTCGGTGGTGCGTGTGCCCTGCACGAAACCGTTAGCATCGCGCGGCGCGGCCTTGAGTGCGTCGAGGCAGGTGACGCGGCGATCGTGATTTCCGACCATGGCGATGTATGGGATCTTCAGCGCCGCCATGGCGTCGGCGAAATTGGCGTAGGATTCCGGCTCGCCCCAATGGGTGAGGTCGCCGGTCACCACCGCGAAGGCGGCATCGGACTGATGCTGGTTGATGTCGGCAATCGCAGCATCCAGCCGGGCCCGCGGGTCGAGGCCGTACAGCTTCAGTCCCGGGTTCGCGAGATGCGTGTCGGTGATGTGGATGAATTTGAAGGGCATGGCGCGCTGTGTCGGGACCGTTGGAGGATGGACGCCTCCGGCAAGACGACCCTGACACGCGGTTAGAGCGCGTGTGTTTCAGTTTGATGACAGCGGTTCCCGCGTCCACAAAAGCCGGGTTCGTAGGGTGGATTAGCGAAGCGTAATCCACCACTGTGACTAACCTCAAGTTGTGTTACTGATGGTTCATGTCCGATTATCGCCGCGCATTCGTCACCGGAGGATGCTGGTTCTTCACGGTGAACCTGCTTGATCGGCGGAAAACTCTTTTGACCGATCAGATCGGATCTTGAGGGAGGCGGTCGCTGCAACGCGCCGGAGCCATCCGTTCATCATCGATGCGTTTGTGGTTATGCCGGATCATTTGCACGCGATTTGGCAATTACCGCCGGGCGACTCCGATTTCTCGGTTCGCTGGCGGCTGATCAAGACTCGCTTCGCCAAGGCACTGCCAGCGAACGAGCGGTTGAGCGCTGTCCGTGCGGCGCGGAACGAGCGCGGCATCTGGCAGCGCCGGTTCTGGGAGCACCTCATTCGCAATGAGACCGACTACGCGCGCCATGTCGAGTATTGCTACTACGATCCCATCAAGCACGGGCACGTGTCGAGAGTATGCGACTGGCCGTACTCGTCGTTTCACCGCGATGTGCGCGCGGGATTGTTTCCCGAGGATTGGGGCGGTGACACGAAGGTCGTTGGCGAGTTCGGAGAACCGGCGTGATGATTGCGGGCAGTCCGTAGGGTAGATTAGCGAAGCGTAATCCACCTTTTTACTTTCTGCGTGTCGAGAGAAGTGGTGGATTACGCCTGCGGCTAATCCACCCTACGCACCGAGTTTATGCCTCACGTCCCGCAGAACGTCTGCAGCACGCGCTGGTCCGGCAGCGGCGGATCGGCGTAGGCGGCATGCTCCGGCTGGTCCACATACGGCTTTGCAAGCACCTTCACCAGTTCCTCGAACGGCGCGTAATTGTCGTCGTTGACGGCAGCCTGGATCACAGCTTCGACGCGGTGGTTGCGCGGGATGTACATGGGATTGACGGCGTTCATGGCCGCTTGCCGTTCGGCGGCGCCTTGCTGCTCCAGCGCGATGCGCGCGCGCCAACGGCCGGCCCATTCGTCGAACGCCGCGGGCTCCATGAACTGGGCGCGCACGTCGGCCGCGTCATCGCCCGCGGCATCGCCGAGCTTGCGGAAGGTGAGGGTGAAGTCGGCCTGGTTCTTGGCCATGGCATCGAGCAGGTCCTGGATCAGGGCCTCGTCGCCGTCACGCTCCGTGAACAGGCCGACCTTCTGGCGCAGGCCAGCTTGATAGGCATTGCTGAACGCGTCCGAGAAGGCGCCGAGAATGTCCTGGGCTTCGGCGACCGCCTTCTCCTGCTCGCCTCCGAACAGCGGCAGCAGACATTCGGCAAGCCGCGTCAGATTCCACAAAGCGATGCGCGGCTGGTTGGCGTAGGCGTAGCGGCCCATCTCGTCGATCGAGGAAAACACCTGCGCGGGATTGTAGGCGTCCATGAAGGCGCAGGGGCCGTAATCGATGGTCTCGCCCGAGATCGAGCTGTTGTCGGTGTTCATCACGCCGTGGATGAAGCCGACCAGGAGCCAGCGTGCGACGAGCTCGGCCTGGCGCGCGACGACGCCGGCAAGCAGCGCGTGATAGGGCCGCTCCACGTCACGCAGCTCAGGATAATGACGGGCGATGACATGATCGGCGAGCCGGCGGAGCGCCTCGGTATCGCGGCGGACGGCGAAGAACTGGAAAGTGCCGACGCGGATATGGCTCGAGGCGACGCGGGTCAGCACCGCGCCGGGAAGGGCGGTCTCGCGGATGACGTGCTCGCCGGTGACGACGGCGGCGAGCGAGCGCGTGGTCGGGATGCCCAGCGCGAACATCGCCTCGCTGACGATGTATTCGCGCAAGACCGGCCCGAGCGCGGCGCGGCCGTCGCCGCGGCGGGAGAACGGAGTGGGGCCAGATCCCTTGAGCTGGATGTCGCGGCGGACGCCGTCCCGATCGATGACCTCGCCGAGCAGGATGGCGCGGCCATCGCCAAGCTGCGGGACGAACTGCCCGAACTGGTGGCCGGCATAAGCCATGGCGATGGGGTCGGCGCCGTCGGGAACCGTCTTGCCGGCCAGGATCGCGGCGCCTTCCGGGGTCTCCAGCACATCGGGATCGAGCCCGAGCTGGGCCGCCAGCGGCCGGTTCAACTTGATCAGCCGGGGGGCCGCGACCGGGGTCGGCGCGACGCGGGCAAAGAAGCTGTCCGGCAGCGCCGAATAGGAGTTCTGGAAGGGGAAATGTACCGTCATGGCCTCAAGATAGGGCTGGAACGCCCGATGGCAAAGGCTTGGGGCTCAATAGGCCAAAAATGGGCGCTTCAGGCCCAAAACAGACCGTTCCCTTGGTTGCCGCCCCCGGCCTCGTCGGGTAAACCCTGCCGCAATCTCGGACCGGCCAGGACAGGCGGTTCGATTCGCTTCATCCGACATTGATTTTGGGACGACCATGCATCGCTACCGGTCACATACATGCGGCGCGCTCCGCGAGAGCAACATCGGCGAGACGGTCCGCCTGTCAGGCTGGGTCCATCGCGTCCGCGACCATGGCGGCGTGCTGTTCATCGACCTGCGCGACCATTACGGCCTGACCCAGTGCGTGGTCGACCCGGATTCGCCGGCGTTCTCGCTGGCCGAAAAGCTGCGCTCCGAATTCGTGGTGCGGATGGACGGTAAGGCCCGCCGCCGCCCCGAAGGCACCGACAATGACGATCTGCCGACCGGCAAGATCGAGATCTATGTCAGCGAGATCGAGGTGCTGGGCCCGGCCGGCGACCTGCCGCTGCCCGTGTTCGGCGACCAGGAATATCCTGAAGACATCCGCCTGAAGTACCGCTTCCTGGATCTGCGCCGCGAAAAGCTGCATCAGAACATCATGACGCGCGTCGAGATCATCAAGTCGATGCGTCGGCGCATGGAGGGACAGGGCTTCTTCGAGTTCAACACGCCGATCCTGACCGCGTCCTCGCCGGAAGGTGCGCGCGACTTCCTGGTGCCCTCGCGCATTCATCCTGGCAAGTTCTACGCGTTGCCGCAGGCGCCGCAGCAGTACAAGCAGTTGCTGATGATGTCGGGCTTCGACCGCTATTTCCAGATCGCGCCCTGCTTCCGCGACGAGGACCCGCGTGCCGACCGTCTGCCCGGCGAGTTCTACCAGCTCGACGTCGAGATGAGTTTTGTCACGCAGGATGACGTCTTCGCGGCGATGGAGCCTGTCATCACCGGCGTGTTCGAGGAGTTCGCCAAAGGCAAGCCGGTGACGAAGGGCTGGCGGCGGATTCCGTTCGCGGAAGCCTTGCGCAAATACGGCAGCGACAAGCCCGACTTGCGCAACCCCATCGAGATGCAGGACGTCTCCGAGCATTTCCGCGGCTCCGGCTTCAAGGTGTTCGCGCGCATGCTCGAAGATCCCAAGAACCAGGTCTGGGCGATCCCGGCCGCGGGCGGCGGCAGCCGTGCGTTCTGCGATCGCATGAACTCGTGGGCGCAAGGAGAGGGCCAGCCCGGCCTCGGCTACATCATGTGGCGCGGGGGCGAAGACACTCTGGACGTGTCAAAGGCAGACGAAAGGGCCATCGCCGACAAGGCTACTGCCTTGGCCAAGGAAGGTAAGGTCATTGAGGCCATTAAGACCCTCCAAGGTGCAGGGCCGCTTGCCAACAACATTGGTCCGGATCGCACAGAGGCTATCCGTGCACAGTTGGGGTTGAAGGCGGGCGATGCCGCCTTCTTCGTCGCCGGCGATCCCGACAAGTTCTGGAAATTCTCTGGCCTTGCCCGCAACAAGGTCGGCGAGGAGTTGAACCTCACCGACAAGGAACGGTTCGAGCTCGCCTGGATCGTCGACTTCCCGATGTACGAGTACAACGAGGACGACAAGAAGGTCGATTTCTCGCACAACCCGTTCTCGATGCCGCAGGGCGGCCTCGACGCGCTGAAGGGCCAGGATCCGCTGACCATCAAGGCGTTCCAGTACGACATCACCTGCAACGGCTACGAGATCGCCTCGGGCGGCATCCGCAACCACGTGCCGGAAGCGATGGTGAAGGCGTTCGAGATCGCAGGTTACGGCGAGCAGGAAGTGGTCGACCGCTTCGGCGGCATGTACCGCGCCTTCCAGTACGGCGCACCGCCGCATGGCGGCATGGCCGCGGGTGTCGACCGTATTGTGATGCTCTTGTGCGGCACCAACAATCTGCGCGAGATCTCGTTGTTCCCGATGAACCAGCAGGCCATGGACCTCTTGATGGGCGCGCCCTCGGACGCCACCACGAAGCAGCTCCGCGAGCTGCATGTGCGGGTCAACCTGCCGCAGAAGTGAGTGTGGCGGTTTCGGTCTCGTGCTCCGGACGCAGCGCAGCGCTACTTAAGCGGTGCGCTGCAGAGCCGGGGCCCACGTCTCGGTGAACATCAGGCTTTCTGGGTCCCGGCTCTGCGTCGCGTCATTTCATGCCGCGCCGCGTCCGGGACACCAGATCACCAGCCCGATCTACAATCCCGTCGACGCCTCGATCCTGAACTGCGCCAGTGCGGCGACCGGCTCGCTGTTCAGGACATCCATGAGCTGAACTACCGGCACCTTGCCGAGCGGGGTCAGCTTGATGGTCAGCGTCTGCCCTGACGTCGCGACGAAGCCGGCGAGCGCATCGACCGCAGCCCTGACATCGAGATTGGATGCCGCGAGCTTCTCGCCCTGCGCCCGGATCATCTCGACGATGGCGCTGCGCGCGGCATCGCGGCTGACACTCTGCATGCGCGAGAACTGCGCCACGACGAGATCGACGGCGCCGCTGTCGCGCAGCGAGAGCTCGATCGCGCCGGTCTCGATCTTCCCGGCATCGCTCATGGCCTGCACCGGATCGGTCGTGAACACGCCGCGCGGAACGTTGGCGAGCGCGAAGCGGGCCTGCGCCCTGGCGAGATTGCCGAGGTCGATCGTGGCGGGCGCGAGCGCAAACGCGCCCGACGATTCCGTCCAGGCGGCGCCGAGATCGAGGTTGATCGCGAGCTTGTCGACGCCCGCCATGATCAGCGGCCGCTGCGCCGGATTGGCGGGATCGGTGGGCGTGACCATCTTCACGACCAGATTGGCCTTGCTCGGGATTGATCCGACCAACTGACCCCAGTTCAGGCTGAGCGTGTCGATGGTGACGAACTGCCGCGTGGTCTTGTAGGGCGCCACCACGCCCTTGACCTCGGCGCCTTCGAGCACGCGGAACAGGCCCAGCATCTGATCGGGCGAGGGCGGCTGCCCGTGGCTGCTGAGCCCTGTCGCCCAGCGCATCAGGTTTGCCGCGCTGAACGATTTCAGCGCGAAACGCTCCATCTTGAACTGCCCTTGCGGCGACGGCGTATCGACGCCTTCGACCGCGAACTCGCCCTCCCGGTATTTGACGGCATTGATCCTGGCCGTCCCTTGCGGCGTGCCCATGGATGTCTTGCCGATCTCGATCTTGCCGATGCGAAAGCCTTCATAGAATCCGGCGAGCTTCTCCATCATCTCGCGCGATTGCGCGGCGGTCGGGACCACCGACCGGTCCGTCGGCATGAGCGCAACGATCTCGGCCGGCCGGAATTTTGACGGCTGTACCGCGATGTCCTCGAAGGTGATCCCGTCGATGTCCATCCGCATGCCCTGGGTCGATTTGAGCACATAGGGGCCCGCCGAGATCTGCCGGTAGACGCGATGGTAGCTGTCGTCGTCGCTCTTCTGCGGATCGAGCGCCGCGGCGATCGCGGTGGCGTCGAAATCGTTGACGACGATGTTGGAGAGGTCGCCGGTCAGCTTGTCCTGCTTGCCCGGTTGCGGAACGTTGATGGTGAAGACAGCGCGGTCCGCCTTCATTGCATCGATCTTGCCGCGCTTGAGATTCTGGATCGCCAGGCCGGAATAGGCGACCTCGCCGCTGCCGGCGGCGCTGCGGCTCGTATCGAAGGTCATCGTCAGCGTCGGAGCCGTGACGGACGATGCCGTGATGCTGGCGTATTGATCGAGCACATAGCGGTAAATCTCGATCAGGGAGCCGCCCGTCGGCGCATTGCCGGCGTGAACGGGGCCGGCATAGTCACGCAAGGTGAGTTGCGGGATCTTGTAGGACGCCTTCAGTTTCGCGGCGCCGACCTGGTCCAGCGCGACTTCGAAACCCGCGACGTCGATGCTGTCGGCCGAGAAACTGTTGTCGTCGATCAGGCGAACGCCGGTGCCCTTGATGCCGGCGATCTTGATCTGCGCCTGCGGCTGCTCGCCGGGAGCGATCGCGATATCCTCGATCGTCAGCGTTCGGGTCGCGAGCTCGAACCCGACCTTGCCATGGCTCGCCTTGCCGCCGCTCGAACGGATCCGTTCGAACGCGGCCTCGACCTCGGCGGTGGCGCGATGCTGGACATAGAAGTTGAAGCCGAACCATCCGCCCGCGCCGAGCACGAGGAGTGCGACCAGGCCGATCAGGATTCGCTTCATGCCATGACTCCGATTGCTCTTTTGCACCGCGCAACCTGCCATATTCGCGAAACGCCGCGCGGTCCAGAGAAAGCTATGGTTTTCAAGCGTTTGACCGCGCGTCCTGTTGATGGGCGCGCAATCGGATGTTGCCACCGGGGCACCCGGCGTGCTTCATCCCGTTTCCATGACCCGGAAATACGGTCGGCTTGGACAGCCGCTCCGGATCGTGCATTTTGAGGCCGGTAACGCGAGGCGAGACACCGCATGTCGTCCTATTCTGATGATCTCCACCAGGCGGCACTCGCCTATCACCGTCTGCCGCGCCCAGGGAAGCTCGAGATCCAGGCTAGCAAGCCGCTTGCCAACCAGCGCGACCTCGCGCTGGCCTATTCGCCGGGTGTTGCCGCGGCCTGCACCGAGATCGCTAAGAACCCGGCGGAAGCCGCCACGCTGACCACCCGCGCCAATCTGGTCGCCGTGGTCTCGAACGGTACCGCGGTGCTCGGCCTCGGCAATATCGGCCCGCTGGCGTCCAAGCCGGTGATGGAGGGCAAGGCCGTCCTGTTCAAGAAATTCGCCGGCATCGACGTGTTCGACATCGAGATCGCCGCCGATACCATCGACCGCGTGGTCGAGACCGTGGCCGCGCTCGAGCCGACCTTCGGCGGCATCAATCTGGAAGACATCCGCGGACCGGAATGCTTCGAGATCGAGGCGCAGCTGAAGGAGCGCATGAAGATCCCGGTCTTCCATGACGACCAGCATGGCACCGCCATCATCGTCGCCGCCGCCATCACCAATGGCCTCAGGCTCAACGGTAAGAAGCTGTCGGACGTCAAGATCGTGGCGTCGGGGGCAGGGGCCGCGGCGATCGCGACTCTCAATCTCCTGGTGTCGATGGGCGCGCAGCGCAAGAACATCTGGGTCTGCGACATCGACGGGCTCGTGCATGAGGGGCGCAACACCACGATGGACCGCTGGAAGGCGGTCTACGCGCAGAAGACCGACAAGCGTACACTCGGCGACGTCAT encodes:
- a CDS encoding ABC transporter substrate-binding protein, with amino-acid sequence MAGTLAGALAFPALAGEGPTEIDLFFPVPVDGKLARDMGSLIKEFNETHPDVKATAVYTGSYDDTLIKTRAAIKAGKPPSAVIMSANFLLDMQIENELTNLDGLIKADGTTKEQFLGQFFPALQGNAVINRSVYGVPFHNSTPLLYINADKAKEAGLDPNKPPQTWAELTDWAKKLTKREGDKVTQWGIAIPCAYDYCGWMMETLTMSNGGRYYNEEFGGEVYYDTPSMLGALTWWNDLVYKHKVHAPGATPGPAVSTSFISGNAAMMMLSTGSLTYVRDNAKFAYKVAFIPRNVRNAVPIGGASLIVPAGLEADKQKAAWTLIKWMTSPEKSGWWSRATGYFAPNMAAYKTPDMVDFLNKNPDAKTAVEQLDVAKPWFATYKTVPVRKNLEDEVMLVLNGKKQPKEALAAAQKAADETLKPYNAETSLKLP
- a CDS encoding carbohydrate ABC transporter permease, with amino-acid sequence MMLIDRLYKDAPLATRGEITPKLGFLLTLLLAIVWLIPFLWMVVATLRPASDGINAMAELMPSMKPTLDNVRDAWEIGDFPRYTINTTIICAGILLVQFVTITLAGFAFARLNFAGKTLIFYLFLMQLMLVPVLLIVPNLSLVAQLGLYDTLTGVMMPFFASAFGTFLMRQAFEAIPTELEDAALIDGASLIQRIRHIYVPLSMPSFSAFAIISVTNHWNDFLWPLMVINSPDKRPLTVGLSVFTKTAEGTQAWGTIAAGTLMVIAPLLVTFLIFQKRFISSFVTSGIK
- a CDS encoding carbohydrate ABC transporter permease, whose protein sequence is MSLAEPAALPVATSAAPRLDVLKRLTTRFKASLPAYLLLLPSLIFLALFTYGAMGRVLVDALYQRATPKAPVRFVGLDNVSAVLADPAFTGAVVNNLIYAVGTAVPSIALALLFALALSRTNAVSSALRAALFLPVLIPMVAASALFMFVFLPNVGLLDYYIGRLLPVLPNWLGDPDIALYAIMVITIWKNAGYYMLFFLAGLQAVPEDVMEAAHLDGAGPYMRLRHIILPELKPTFLFVIVIATLNAVTQVDHVFVMTQGGPSNSTNLVLFYIYQQAVEHYDVGKASAATLLTLAALMSLTALSFRTMANREGGS
- a CDS encoding phosphodiesterase, which gives rise to MPFKFIHITDTHLANPGLKLYGLDPRARLDAAIADINQHQSDAAFAVVTGDLTHWGEPESYANFADAMAALKIPYIAMVGNHDRRVTCLDALKAAPRDANGFVQGTRTTEHGLFVFLDTLDESSHAGEMCAKRLGWLASTLAAAPADMPFVVFMHHPPFPVGVHAMDEIGLKQSAEFAEVIAPYRSRIRHLFFGHVHRPIFGSYGKIPFSTLRGTNHQVWFELDAAATEHLASHEPPAYGVVLIDDENLVVHSHDFLDQSLRFPFEPPAGMDGRDYALKFPAR
- a CDS encoding protein adenylyltransferase SelO — protein: MTVHFPFQNSYSALPDSFFARVAPTPVAAPRLIKLNRPLAAQLGLDPDVLETPEGAAILAGKTVPDGADPIAMAYAGHQFGQFVPQLGDGRAILLGEVIDRDGVRRDIQLKGSGPTPFSRRGDGRAALGPVLREYIVSEAMFALGIPTTRSLAAVVTGEHVIRETALPGAVLTRVASSHIRVGTFQFFAVRRDTEALRRLADHVIARHYPELRDVERPYHALLAGVVARQAELVARWLLVGFIHGVMNTDNSSISGETIDYGPCAFMDAYNPAQVFSSIDEMGRYAYANQPRIALWNLTRLAECLLPLFGGEQEKAVAEAQDILGAFSDAFSNAYQAGLRQKVGLFTERDGDEALIQDLLDAMAKNQADFTLTFRKLGDAAGDDAADVRAQFMEPAAFDEWAGRWRARIALEQQGAAERQAAMNAVNPMYIPRNHRVEAVIQAAVNDDNYAPFEELVKVLAKPYVDQPEHAAYADPPLPDQRVLQTFCGT
- the aspS gene encoding aspartate--tRNA ligase produces the protein MHRYRSHTCGALRESNIGETVRLSGWVHRVRDHGGVLFIDLRDHYGLTQCVVDPDSPAFSLAEKLRSEFVVRMDGKARRRPEGTDNDDLPTGKIEIYVSEIEVLGPAGDLPLPVFGDQEYPEDIRLKYRFLDLRREKLHQNIMTRVEIIKSMRRRMEGQGFFEFNTPILTASSPEGARDFLVPSRIHPGKFYALPQAPQQYKQLLMMSGFDRYFQIAPCFRDEDPRADRLPGEFYQLDVEMSFVTQDDVFAAMEPVITGVFEEFAKGKPVTKGWRRIPFAEALRKYGSDKPDLRNPIEMQDVSEHFRGSGFKVFARMLEDPKNQVWAIPAAGGGSRAFCDRMNSWAQGEGQPGLGYIMWRGGEDTLDVSKADERAIADKATALAKEGKVIEAIKTLQGAGPLANNIGPDRTEAIRAQLGLKAGDAAFFVAGDPDKFWKFSGLARNKVGEELNLTDKERFELAWIVDFPMYEYNEDDKKVDFSHNPFSMPQGGLDALKGQDPLTIKAFQYDITCNGYEIASGGIRNHVPEAMVKAFEIAGYGEQEVVDRFGGMYRAFQYGAPPHGGMAAGVDRIVMLLCGTNNLREISLFPMNQQAMDLLMGAPSDATTKQLRELHVRVNLPQK